From Streptomyces sp. NBC_00370, a single genomic window includes:
- a CDS encoding ricin-type beta-trefoil lectin domain protein, whose translation MWVLALLAAVLAVSSTPAQAATTSITVDGSQGGRTFDGIGAISGGGGNSRLLTDYPAAQQSQILDYMFKPGYGASLQSLKIEIGGDANSTDGSEPSIEHSRGTVNCNAGYEFWLAEQAKARNPDIALYGLAWTAPGWINGGFWSTDTINYIVSWLGCAKQHGLSIKYLGGWNERGQDANWYIQLRSALNSAGYNSVQIVANDNGWDVADEMAGNAAFNNAVSIIGTHYTCGYGNDNIAQTCSSTATARNNGKPLWDSEGGSNDMNSGAPALIRSITRGYTDARLTSYYNWPLIAAITPNMPYSTVGLATAGSPWSGNYTIGASTWATAQVTQFTKPGWKFIDSASGYLGGSENNGSFVTIKSNTSSDYSTILETTTSGSSQTVNVHVQGGLSTGTVHVWATKLNSPSNATSFLHTQDITPNNGSYSLTMQPGYAYTVSTLNGAGKGTATAPAAHSLALPYSDNFDGYGNGTEAKYLSDMQGSYEVQPCTGRSGKCVQQMAPVKPIEWQDDSDAYSLIGDPTWSNYTVSADVLLRSAGTTELLGRANTQLRPQSHMNAYYLRIRNTGQWWIEKMQTDGSNHTLATGTTTALGTGTWHNLSFAFQGSQITAKVDGRQIGSVTDASFQSGQAGLGIQGYRTDQFDNLSITPGSGTGGGTATGPVTSALNTGKCLDDYTGSTTAGAVVDVWDCNGSGAQQWTIGNGSVKNGGLCLDVVGGATANGSLVDLWTCNGAGNQQWNVSNGTLVNPASGRCLDIPAANTTNGTRLAIWDCNGGTNQKWNVPATS comes from the coding sequence TTGTGGGTCTTGGCGCTGCTGGCCGCGGTGCTGGCGGTGAGCAGTACGCCGGCACAGGCCGCGACCACGTCCATCACGGTGGACGGCTCGCAGGGTGGCCGGACCTTCGACGGGATCGGAGCGATCAGCGGCGGCGGCGGCAACTCCCGTCTGCTGACGGACTATCCGGCCGCCCAGCAGTCGCAGATCCTGGACTACATGTTCAAGCCCGGCTACGGGGCGAGCCTGCAGTCGCTGAAGATCGAGATCGGCGGCGACGCCAACTCCACCGACGGCTCCGAGCCCTCCATCGAGCACTCCCGTGGCACGGTCAACTGCAACGCCGGCTACGAGTTCTGGCTCGCCGAGCAGGCCAAGGCCCGCAACCCCGACATCGCGCTCTACGGCCTGGCATGGACCGCGCCCGGCTGGATCAACGGCGGCTTCTGGTCCACCGACACCATCAACTACATCGTGTCGTGGCTGGGCTGCGCCAAACAGCACGGCCTGAGCATCAAGTACCTCGGTGGCTGGAACGAACGCGGCCAGGACGCCAACTGGTACATCCAACTGCGCTCCGCCCTGAACAGCGCCGGCTACAACAGCGTACAGATCGTCGCCAACGACAACGGCTGGGACGTCGCCGACGAGATGGCCGGCAATGCCGCCTTCAACAACGCCGTCTCCATCATCGGGACCCACTACACCTGCGGTTACGGCAACGACAACATCGCCCAGACCTGCTCCTCGACCGCCACCGCCCGCAACAACGGCAAGCCGCTGTGGGACTCCGAGGGCGGATCCAACGACATGAACAGCGGCGCCCCCGCACTGATCCGCTCGATCACCCGCGGCTACACCGACGCCCGCCTGACCAGCTACTACAACTGGCCGCTCATCGCCGCGATCACGCCCAACATGCCTTACTCCACCGTCGGCCTGGCCACCGCCGGCTCCCCCTGGTCCGGCAACTACACCATCGGCGCCAGCACCTGGGCGACCGCGCAGGTCACCCAGTTCACCAAACCCGGATGGAAGTTCATCGACTCCGCCTCCGGCTACCTCGGAGGCTCGGAGAACAACGGCAGCTTCGTGACGATCAAGTCAAACACCAGCTCGGACTACTCCACGATCCTGGAGACCACGACCTCCGGCTCGTCGCAGACCGTCAACGTCCACGTCCAGGGCGGGCTGTCCACCGGCACGGTGCACGTGTGGGCCACCAAGCTCAACTCGCCCAGCAACGCGACGTCGTTCCTCCACACCCAGGACATCACGCCGAACAACGGCTCGTACTCCCTGACGATGCAGCCGGGCTACGCCTACACCGTCAGCACTCTGAACGGTGCGGGCAAGGGCACCGCGACCGCGCCGGCCGCGCACTCCCTCGCGCTGCCCTACTCCGACAACTTCGACGGCTACGGCAACGGCACCGAGGCGAAGTACCTGTCCGACATGCAGGGCTCCTACGAAGTCCAGCCCTGCACCGGCCGCAGCGGCAAGTGCGTGCAGCAGATGGCCCCGGTCAAGCCGATCGAGTGGCAGGACGACTCCGACGCCTACTCGCTGATCGGCGACCCGACCTGGTCGAACTACACCGTCAGCGCCGACGTCCTTCTGCGCAGCGCAGGCACCACCGAACTGCTGGGGAGGGCCAACACCCAACTGCGCCCTCAGTCCCACATGAACGCGTACTACCTGCGCATCCGCAACACCGGGCAGTGGTGGATCGAGAAGATGCAGACCGACGGGTCCAACCACACCCTGGCCACCGGCACCACCACGGCACTGGGCACCGGCACTTGGCACAACCTGTCCTTCGCCTTCCAGGGCTCCCAGATCACCGCCAAGGTCGACGGCAGGCAGATCGGCTCGGTCACCGACGCCTCCTTCCAGAGCGGCCAGGCCGGTCTCGGCATCCAGGGCTACCGCACCGACCAGTTCGACAACCTCTCCATCACCCCGGGCTCAGGCACTGGAGGCGGTACCGCAACCGGACCGGTCACCTCCGCCCTGAACACCGGCAAGTGCCTGGACGACTACACCGGTTCGACCACCGCCGGCGCCGTCGTGGACGTGTGGGACTGCAACGGATCAGGCGCCCAGCAGTGGACCATCGGCAACGGCTCCGTGAAGAACGGCGGGCTGTGCCTGGACGTGGTCGGGGGTGCCACGGCCAACGGCTCCCTGGTTGACCTGTGGACCTGCAACGGCGCCGGCAACCAGCAGTGGAACGTCTCCAACGGCACGCTCGTCAATCCCGCGAGCGGACGCTGCCTGGACATCCCCGCTGCCAACACCACCAACGGCACCCGACTCGCCATCTGGGACTGCAACGGCGGCACCAACCAGAAATGGAACGTGCCCGCAACCTCGTAA
- a CDS encoding RICIN domain-containing protein — translation MIGRRTFLTAATATGIAVVGATAAPGFAKARERTSAVAPSATLGTDNANAAFTALNNAFLISNGNQRYYKTSLNNAEKDYFWRQALDIQAVEDVYDSNPTTDTRTLVGGLLDTFLQQNQGGGGLYDWNWNDYNDDMLWAGLAFARGYRVTGNQTYLNQAKYAFDRAYNRGWDSALGGGIWWSVGKNEKSALSNGPAVILGCLIYESNGDSSYLTKARAIYDWTWNTLLDRSTGAVHEKIQANGNLDSGETVYSAGAFVSAAQAIYRNQGGGSLFDDAKRTVDWVIRSRTSNGIMTNGQREGTWQSEFARGMGEFVSQNNLWGQYYDFMKRNADAAWNVRRTDLNLTWNRWDAQTPRDDTRAVESIGAVIMQAVTPAAQPGSSSSSIVSGATYQLICARSGEALDNGSAGADGAPALQWTSSGGTQQRWKVTSVGGGYYKLVSQYSGKALDNGNSNNDGAAVIQWTDNGGPQQQWAITSTGGGNYKLTCRQSGKVLDNGNTTAQGTAVTQWTANGGTPQQWKFVQV, via the coding sequence ATGATCGGACGCAGAACATTCCTCACGGCCGCGACGGCGACCGGAATCGCCGTGGTCGGTGCGACAGCCGCACCAGGTTTCGCCAAGGCAAGGGAGCGCACCTCGGCAGTGGCACCCAGCGCCACGCTGGGAACCGACAACGCCAACGCAGCCTTCACCGCGCTGAACAACGCCTTTCTTATCTCCAACGGCAACCAGCGGTACTACAAGACGTCTCTCAACAACGCCGAGAAGGACTATTTCTGGCGTCAGGCACTGGACATCCAAGCAGTGGAGGACGTGTACGACAGCAACCCGACCACCGACACCCGAACGCTGGTCGGGGGACTGCTCGACACGTTCCTGCAGCAGAACCAAGGCGGGGGCGGGCTGTACGACTGGAACTGGAACGACTACAACGACGACATGCTCTGGGCCGGACTGGCCTTCGCGCGCGGCTACCGGGTCACCGGCAACCAGACCTACCTGAACCAGGCGAAGTATGCCTTCGACCGGGCATACAACCGTGGCTGGGACAGCGCCCTGGGCGGAGGCATCTGGTGGAGCGTCGGCAAGAACGAGAAGAGCGCTCTGAGCAACGGCCCGGCGGTCATCCTCGGCTGTCTGATCTACGAGTCGAACGGTGACAGCTCGTATCTGACCAAGGCCCGGGCGATCTACGACTGGACGTGGAACACGCTGCTGGACCGCTCGACCGGCGCCGTGCACGAGAAGATACAGGCCAACGGAAACCTTGACAGCGGGGAGACCGTCTACTCGGCCGGCGCCTTCGTCAGCGCGGCCCAGGCGATCTACCGCAACCAGGGCGGAGGAAGCCTGTTCGACGACGCCAAGCGGACCGTCGACTGGGTCATCCGGAGCAGGACCTCCAACGGGATCATGACCAACGGGCAGCGGGAAGGAACCTGGCAGTCCGAATTCGCCCGGGGCATGGGCGAGTTCGTCAGCCAGAACAACCTGTGGGGTCAGTACTACGACTTCATGAAGCGCAACGCGGACGCGGCATGGAACGTACGGCGCACTGATCTGAACCTGACCTGGAACCGCTGGGACGCGCAGACGCCGCGCGACGACACCCGGGCGGTCGAATCCATCGGCGCGGTGATCATGCAGGCGGTCACCCCGGCCGCCCAACCCGGCTCCTCATCGTCCTCCATCGTGTCCGGAGCGACCTACCAGCTGATCTGCGCCCGCAGCGGCGAAGCCCTGGACAACGGCAGCGCCGGCGCAGACGGCGCGCCCGCGTTGCAGTGGACCAGCAGCGGCGGAACACAACAACGCTGGAAGGTCACCAGCGTCGGCGGGGGCTACTACAAGCTCGTCAGCCAGTACAGCGGCAAAGCGCTCGACAACGGCAACAGCAATAATGACGGCGCCGCCGTCATCCAGTGGACCGACAACGGCGGCCCTCAACAGCAGTGGGCCATCACCAGTACCGGCGGCGGCAACTACAAACTCACCTGCCGCCAGAGTGGCAAAGTGCTGGACAACGGCAACACCACCGCGCAGGGCACCGCCGTCACCCAATGGACCGCCAACGGTGGTACCCCGCAGCAGTGGAAGTTCGTCCAGGTCTGA